The Prevotella melaninogenica genome window below encodes:
- the groL gene encoding chaperonin GroEL (60 kDa chaperone family; promotes refolding of misfolded polypeptides especially under stressful conditions; forms two stacked rings of heptamers to form a barrel-shaped 14mer; ends can be capped by GroES; misfolded proteins enter the barrel where they are refolded when GroES binds), whose translation MAKEIKFNSDARELLKSGVDQLANAVKVTLGPKGRNVVIGKKFGAPQITKDGVTVAKEVELEDNFENAGAQLVKSVASKTGDDAGDGTTTATILTQAIVTEGLKNVTAGANPMDLKRGIDKAVAKVVDHIKASAEVVGDNYDKIEQVATVSANNDPEIGKLLADAMRKVSKDGVITIEESKTRETSIGVVEGMQFDRGYLSGYFVTDTDKMECDMENPYILIYDKKISNVKDFLPILQPAAESGRPLLVIAEDVDSEALTTLVVNRLRAGLKICAVKAPGFGDRRKAMLEDIAVLTGGVVISEEKGLSLDKATLEMLGTAKKVTISKDNTTIVDGAGEKEVIKDRVAQIKNEIAASTSSYDKEKLQERLAKLSGGVAVLYVGANSEVEMKEKKDRVDDALCATRAAMEEGVVVGGGTTYIRAQEALKDLKGENADEQTGINIVCRAIEEPLRQIIANAGGEGAVVVNKVREGKGDYGYNARKDVYEDLRAAGVIDPAKVSRVALENAASIAGMFLTTECLIVDKVEDTPTMPAAPGMGGMM comes from the coding sequence ATGGCAAAAGAGATAAAATTCAATTCAGACGCACGTGAACTCTTGAAGAGTGGTGTTGATCAGTTGGCAAATGCAGTGAAGGTAACACTCGGTCCTAAGGGGCGTAATGTTGTTATCGGTAAGAAGTTTGGTGCTCCACAGATTACTAAGGACGGTGTTACCGTTGCTAAGGAGGTAGAGCTTGAGGATAACTTTGAGAATGCAGGTGCGCAGCTTGTTAAGAGTGTTGCAAGCAAGACTGGTGATGATGCTGGTGACGGTACAACAACTGCTACTATCCTCACACAGGCAATTGTTACTGAAGGATTGAAGAATGTTACAGCAGGTGCAAACCCAATGGACCTTAAGCGTGGTATCGACAAGGCTGTAGCTAAGGTTGTTGATCATATTAAGGCTTCTGCAGAGGTAGTTGGTGACAACTATGACAAGATAGAGCAGGTAGCTACTGTAAGTGCTAACAACGACCCTGAAATAGGTAAGTTGCTCGCAGATGCTATGCGTAAGGTGTCTAAGGATGGTGTTATCACTATCGAAGAGAGCAAGACTCGTGAGACAAGTATCGGTGTTGTTGAGGGTATGCAGTTTGATCGTGGTTACCTCTCTGGTTACTTCGTAACAGATACAGATAAGATGGAGTGTGATATGGAGAACCCATATATCCTCATCTATGATAAGAAGATTTCAAACGTTAAGGACTTCCTTCCAATTCTCCAGCCAGCTGCTGAGAGTGGTCGTCCATTGTTGGTCATTGCAGAGGATGTTGACTCAGAGGCATTGACAACATTGGTTGTAAACCGTCTTCGTGCAGGTTTGAAGATTTGTGCTGTTAAGGCTCCAGGCTTTGGCGACCGTCGCAAAGCAATGCTTGAGGATATTGCTGTGTTGACAGGTGGTGTGGTAATCAGCGAGGAGAAGGGACTTTCACTTGATAAGGCAACTCTTGAGATGTTGGGAACAGCTAAGAAGGTTACCATTTCTAAGGACAACACAACAATCGTTGATGGTGCTGGTGAGAAGGAAGTAATCAAGGATCGTGTGGCTCAAATTAAAAACGAGATTGCAGCTTCAACAAGCTCATACGATAAGGAGAAGTTGCAGGAGCGTTTGGCTAAGCTCTCTGGTGGTGTTGCTGTTCTCTATGTTGGTGCTAACTCTGAGGTAGAGATGAAGGAGAAGAAGGACCGCGTTGACGATGCTCTTTGTGCTACTCGTGCTGCAATGGAGGAGGGTGTAGTTGTTGGTGGTGGTACCACATACATCCGTGCTCAGGAAGCATTGAAGGACCTTAAGGGTGAGAATGCTGACGAGCAGACAGGTATCAATATTGTTTGTCGTGCTATTGAGGAGCCTCTCCGTCAGATCATCGCTAATGCAGGTGGTGAAGGTGCTGTTGTAGTAAATAAAGTTCGTGAGGGTAAGGGTGACTATGGTTACAATGCTCGCAAGGATGTTTACGAGGATCTTCGTGCTGCAGGTGTTATCGACCCAGCTAAGGTTTCTCGTGTTGCACTTGAGAATGCAGCTTCAATCGCAGGTATGTTCCTGACAACTGAGTGTCTTATTGTAGACAAGGTTGAGGATACTCCAACTATGCCAGCTGCTCCAGGTATGGGTGGTATGATGTAA
- a CDS encoding co-chaperone GroES, with protein sequence MTIKPLADRVLVLPAQAEEKVGGIIIPDTAKEKPQRGKVVAVGNGTKDEEMILKVGDEVLYGKYAGTELENEGEKYLMMRQSDVLAVVE encoded by the coding sequence ATGACAATTAAACCTTTAGCAGACAGAGTCCTCGTGCTTCCAGCACAGGCAGAAGAGAAAGTTGGTGGTATTATCATCCCAGACACAGCCAAGGAAAAACCACAGCGTGGTAAAGTTGTTGCCGTTGGTAATGGTACTAAGGATGAGGAGATGATTCTCAAGGTTGGCGATGAGGTTCTCTATGGTAAGTACGCTGGTACTGAACTTGAGAATGAGGGTGAGAAGTATTTGATGATGCGTCAGAGCGACGTGTTGGCAGTTGTTGAGTAA
- a CDS encoding DNA alkylation repair protein, which yields MKQLTKTITNKLQALSDAEKREIFPRFFKAGKGEYGEGDRFLGVTVPNIRAIAKLHKDISIEEIRELIQSEWHEVRLCALIIMVEKSKKKDEALRKELFNLYLSQTKRINNWDLVDLSCRFIIGEYLLDKSRDILYQLAQSPLLWDNRIAIVSTYAFIRKGQLEDTYALSDLMMQHPHDLMHKAIGWMLREAGKRNPERLYDYVMSHRADMPRTMLRYAIEKFSPKERAILMKRA from the coding sequence ATGAAGCAACTTACCAAGACTATAACAAATAAACTTCAAGCACTATCAGATGCGGAGAAGCGAGAGATTTTCCCGAGGTTCTTTAAGGCTGGCAAAGGAGAATATGGAGAAGGCGACCGTTTTTTAGGTGTCACCGTACCCAATATCAGAGCTATTGCCAAGTTACACAAAGACATATCCATAGAGGAGATACGGGAGCTGATACAGTCAGAATGGCATGAAGTGCGCCTTTGTGCCTTAATCATAATGGTAGAGAAAAGTAAGAAAAAAGACGAAGCTTTACGCAAAGAGCTATTCAATCTTTACCTTTCTCAAACTAAGCGAATCAATAACTGGGACCTTGTTGACCTATCTTGTCGCTTCATCATAGGCGAATACTTACTTGACAAATCACGTGACATTCTTTATCAGTTAGCTCAAAGTCCACTACTATGGGATAATCGTATCGCTATCGTATCAACATATGCATTCATTCGTAAAGGACAATTAGAAGACACCTATGCACTTAGCGACCTCATGATGCAACACCCACACGACCTCATGCACAAAGCTATTGGTTGGATGCTTCGCGAAGCTGGAAAGCGTAATCCTGAGCGACTTTATGATTACGTGATGAGCCATCGAGCAGACATGCCCCGTACCATGCTACGTTATGCAATTGAGAAGTTCTCACCCAAAGAGCGCGCTATTCTCATGAAACGTGCCTAA
- a CDS encoding sugar phosphate nucleotidyltransferase: MKPTLLLLAAGMGSRYGGLKQLDELGPNGETIMDYSIYDAIQAGFGKIVFVIRKDFEEQFRSQVLSKYEGHIPAELVFQSIDALPEGFSVPEGREKPWGTNHAVLMAKDVIKEPFCVINCDDFYNRDCFKVIGKFLADLPEGARDKYAMVGFRVGNTLSENGTVARGICSTDAEGNLTTVVERTEIERRDGEIKYKDDNGEWVAVGENTPVSMNVWGFTPDYFEYSEAYFKEFLSEPKNMENKKSEYFIPLMVNKLINDGTSTVKVLDTTSKWFGVTYAADRQSVVEKIQSLVDDGTYPAKLF, translated from the coding sequence ATGAAACCTACATTATTACTCCTTGCGGCAGGTATGGGAAGCCGCTACGGTGGGCTGAAGCAGCTCGACGAACTGGGTCCTAATGGTGAGACCATTATGGATTACTCTATCTATGATGCTATCCAAGCTGGATTTGGTAAGATTGTTTTTGTTATCCGTAAGGATTTCGAGGAGCAGTTCCGCAGCCAAGTTCTTTCAAAGTATGAGGGTCATATCCCTGCAGAACTTGTTTTCCAGAGTATCGATGCACTGCCAGAAGGATTCTCTGTACCTGAAGGTCGTGAGAAGCCATGGGGTACAAACCATGCGGTATTGATGGCAAAAGATGTTATCAAAGAGCCATTCTGCGTTATCAACTGTGACGACTTCTACAACCGCGACTGCTTCAAGGTTATTGGTAAGTTCCTTGCTGACCTCCCAGAGGGTGCAAGAGATAAGTATGCAATGGTTGGTTTCCGCGTAGGTAACACACTGAGCGAGAATGGTACTGTTGCTCGTGGTATTTGCTCTACGGATGCTGAAGGAAACTTGACAACTGTTGTTGAGCGTACAGAGATTGAGCGTCGCGATGGCGAAATCAAGTACAAAGACGACAATGGTGAGTGGGTTGCTGTAGGTGAGAACACTCCAGTATCTATGAATGTATGGGGCTTCACACCAGACTACTTCGAGTACAGCGAGGCATACTTCAAGGAGTTCCTCTCTGAACCAAAGAATATGGAGAATAAGAAGTCTGAATACTTCATCCCATTGATGGTAAACAAGCTCATCAACGATGGTACATCTACCGTGAAGGTGCTTGACACTACCAGCAAGTGGTTTGGCGTAACATACGCTGCCGATCGTCAGAGCGTGGTTGAAAAGATTCAGTCACTGGTTGATGATGGTACATATCCAGCAAAATTGTTCTAA
- a CDS encoding DHH family phosphoesterase: MELNLLNQEEIATLRNLLSNATNIVICAHKSPDGDATGSSLAWMHYLNQIGKTNIKVCMPDATPDFLHWLPGHNSVIRYDRRPKEVEKAFKEADLVCCLDFNQNSRVDAMQEVLESSTAPRLLIDHHLEPETNNALTVSHPEMSSTCEIVFRLISQLDGYEKMTTQCASCIYCGMMTDTGGFTYNSSRPEIFYIIGQLLAKNIDKDEIYNRVFHNYSTNALRLRAHIILNKMKVIEELHASYYTVTKEEMAQFHFIKGDMEGLVNIPQQIKGLKLSISLREDTEKPKTVLVSLRSCNGFHCQPMAAKFFNGGGHADASGGRLNCTIEEAEQIAIKAILYYKEELQ, encoded by the coding sequence ATGGAATTAAACCTACTAAATCAAGAAGAGATTGCAACACTACGTAATCTTCTTTCCAATGCAACAAACATCGTAATCTGTGCTCATAAGTCACCAGATGGGGATGCAACAGGTTCGTCACTGGCATGGATGCACTATCTAAACCAGATTGGTAAGACCAATATCAAGGTATGTATGCCTGACGCAACACCCGACTTCCTGCATTGGCTTCCAGGACATAATTCCGTTATTCGTTATGACAGACGACCAAAGGAGGTTGAGAAGGCATTTAAGGAAGCAGACCTCGTTTGCTGTCTTGACTTCAACCAAAACTCACGTGTAGATGCTATGCAAGAGGTTTTGGAGTCTTCCACAGCCCCTCGCCTACTCATCGACCACCACTTAGAACCTGAAACAAACAACGCATTGACGGTTTCACATCCAGAAATGTCAAGTACCTGTGAGATTGTCTTCCGTCTGATTAGTCAGTTAGATGGCTACGAGAAGATGACAACTCAATGTGCGTCCTGCATTTATTGTGGTATGATGACAGACACAGGTGGCTTCACCTATAATTCGTCACGCCCAGAGATATTCTATATTATCGGTCAGCTTCTTGCAAAGAATATTGATAAGGACGAGATTTATAACCGTGTATTCCACAACTACTCTACCAATGCCCTCCGCCTCCGTGCACACATCATCCTCAACAAGATGAAGGTGATTGAGGAATTGCACGCATCCTATTATACCGTAACAAAAGAGGAGATGGCACAGTTCCATTTCATCAAGGGAGATATGGAGGGACTTGTTAATATTCCACAGCAGATTAAAGGACTTAAACTAAGTATCTCATTACGAGAAGATACAGAGAAGCCTAAGACCGTACTCGTGAGTCTTCGTTCTTGCAATGGCTTCCACTGTCAACCTATGGCAGCAAAGTTCTTCAATGGTGGTGGTCACGCTGACGCATCAGGTGGAAGACTAAATTGTACCATCGAGGAAGCTGAACAGATTGCTATCAAGGCAATACTATATTATAAAGAGGAGTTACAATAA
- a CDS encoding nitroreductase family protein, whose translation MNILELSKKRFSVRKYSDTPVSEEDLQYILEVTRMAPSAVNKQPWKFVVVKSDAARKQLQECYDRDWFKSVPLYIICMREVDSNWIRKEDNKQHGDIDVAIATEHLCLAATERGLGSCWVCNFNVAKLKETFPYTGFEPVAIIPIGHIADDCPRNEKKRKTLEEISDII comes from the coding sequence ATGAACATATTAGAATTATCCAAAAAACGCTTTTCTGTACGTAAGTATAGTGACACTCCTGTATCAGAAGAGGACTTACAATATATCCTTGAGGTGACACGTATGGCTCCATCAGCTGTCAATAAACAGCCATGGAAGTTTGTTGTTGTTAAATCAGATGCGGCACGCAAGCAGCTACAAGAATGCTACGACCGTGATTGGTTCAAGTCCGTACCGCTCTACATTATTTGTATGCGTGAGGTTGACAGCAACTGGATACGCAAAGAAGACAACAAGCAGCATGGCGATATTGATGTTGCCATTGCTACAGAACATCTTTGCTTGGCTGCAACAGAACGAGGCTTAGGTAGTTGTTGGGTATGTAATTTTAATGTAGCCAAACTAAAGGAGACCTTTCCATATACAGGTTTTGAGCCTGTTGCCATCATTCCTATCGGTCACATAGCTGACGACTGTCCAAGGAATGAGAAGAAACGAAAGACATTAGAGGAAATTTCAGACATCATATAA
- a CDS encoding YccF domain-containing protein: MRILGNIIWWIFGGLEAAIGYFTGSLALAITIIGIPAAVQTFKLGLLCLWPFGAEVKDGESLSGCITIPLNIIWIIFGGLWACLTHILFGILLAITIIGIPFAKQHFKMAGLSLAPFGKDVELHL, translated from the coding sequence ATGCGTATTCTTGGGAACATTATTTGGTGGATATTCGGCGGATTAGAGGCTGCTATCGGTTATTTTACAGGTAGTTTAGCACTTGCCATCACCATTATCGGCATACCAGCTGCAGTACAAACATTCAAGCTCGGACTCTTGTGCCTATGGCCTTTTGGTGCAGAAGTGAAAGATGGAGAAAGTCTTTCAGGCTGTATCACCATTCCACTCAATATCATTTGGATTATCTTTGGCGGCTTATGGGCATGTTTGACCCATATTCTCTTTGGTATCCTCCTTGCCATTACGATTATAGGTATTCCTTTTGCAAAACAACACTTCAAAATGGCAGGACTGTCACTTGCGCCATTCGGCAAGGATGTTGAACTTCACCTTTAA